The region TCGGGTAAAGCCAACTCCCATGGTGTGACGGGCGGTGTGTACAAGGCCCGGGAACGTATTCACCGCGGCATGCTGATCCGCGATTACTAGCGATTCCGACTTCATGCACTCGAGTTGCAGAGTGCAATCCGAACTGAGACGGCGTTTTGGGATTTGCTTCAGGTCGCCCTGTTGCTGCCCATTGTCACCGCCATTGTAGCACGTGTGTAGCCCAGCCCATAAGGGCCATGAGGACTTGACGTCATCCCCGCCTTCCTCCTGCTCATCGCAGGCAGTTTCTCCAGAGTGCCCGGCCGAACCGATGGCAACTGAAGATGAGGGTTGCGCTCGTTGCGGGACTTAACCCAACATCTCACGACACGAGCTGACGACAGCCATGCAGCACCTGTGTTGAGGCCAGCCGAACTGAAGAAAACCATCTCTGGTAATCATACCTCACATGTCAAGGGCTGGTAAGGTTCTGCGCGTTGCTTCGAATTAAACCACATGCTCCACCGCTTGTGCGGGCCCCCGTCAATTCCTTTGAGTTTTAATCTTGCGACCGTACTTCCCAGGCGGAATGCTTAATGCGTTAGCGGCGTCACCGAGGGGCAACCCCCCGACAACTAGCATTCATCGTTTACGGCGTGGACTACCAGGGTATCTAATCCTGTTTGCTCCCCACGCTTTCGCGCCTCAGCGTCAAAATCGGACCAGGCAGCCGCTTTCGCCACTGGTGTTCTTCCCAATATCTACGAATTTCACCTCTACACTGGGAATTCCACTGCCCTCTTCCGTTTTCTAGTCAATCAGTATCAAGTGCAGTTCCCAGGTTAAGCCCGGGGCTTTCACACCTGACTGGATTGACCGCCTGCGCGCCCTTTACGCCCAGTAATTCCGAACAACGCTCGCCCCCTTCGTATTACCGCGGCTGCTGGCACGAAGTTAGCCGGGGCTTCTTCTATGGTTACCGTCATCATCTTCACCATTGAAAGTGCTTTACAACCCTAAGGCCTTCATCACACACGCGGCATTGCTGGATCAGGGTTGCCCCCATTGTCCAATATTCCCCACTGCTGCCTCCCGTAGGAGTCTGGGCCGTGTCTCAGTCCCAGTGTGGCTGATCATCCTCTCAGACCAGCTACCGATCGTCGCCTTGGTAGGCCATTACCCCACCAACTAGCTAATCGGACGCGGGCCACTCATTCTGCGGCGGACCTTTCCCCCGAAGGGCGTATACGGTATTAGCGTTCGTTTCCAAACGTTATTCCGTACAGAATGGTATGTTCCCACGCGTTACTCACCCGTGCGCCACTAGATCCGAAGATCTCGTTCGACTTGCATGTGTTAAGCATGCCGCCAGCGTTCGTTCTGAGCCAGGATCAAACTCTTAGGTTTGACTAGATCGCCGAAGCGATCTGCCCACCCAAAAAAATCCATGACTATTTAATAGTTAACGTGGAATTCTCGGGATGGTATGTTGTTCATACCGGACGACATACAGAACGCATGCCGCCGCCCGCGAATTCCTTCCGAATATTTACCTTTTCAAAAAGCGAGCCGGGTCGAAACCACCCGGCGTGAGTGCGGGTTATAGACACACTCTCAACACCTGTCAAACCAAAAAATTCATTATTTTTGGTTTTTTTTCAGAGGACCCAAAATCCGGCATCCAGGATGCATTTAACGCGAGGGTTCCTATGAAGGCAGGATGGAAATATTGACTAATTCCAGCCCGGGAATCATTATATATCAATATGCTTTCATAAATCCAGTTTAATCGCTATGTTCTGGATGAATTTAAAGAGGGCGGTAACCCGTCCGGCGGCACCACCAACGCCCCTTGAGAGGTAAGGCACAGAAAAGAATGACTTTTGCCGGCAAGATATATCGATCTTTCGCGCAGGGCTTCATCGGGGTTGCGGCGGTGGTTGCCGCCAGCGCATCCGTCCTCGCCAGCACGATGCCCGGCGCGGATGTGATCGAGCCACGAATCAGCCTGGCCCGGCTTGATACGAGCATCGTTGCCCCGACCATCCGGCCAGAGCCGTTTTTCATGCTGCCATCGGCACCGGAAGATATGGTGCTGCCCGAATCACGTCCCGACCGGCGCTCGCTCTTCCGTACAACCGACCTCAAGATTGAAGACACCGCAGCCCGGCTTGTGGGTGGAACGCCCACAAGTGATTCCCAAGTGCTCAACCTGCGGTCCGGCGAGGGGCTGGCGCAACTCCTGAAGCGTGGCGGCTTTTCGGCTACCGATGCACAGAATGCCATCACCATGATAAGGGATCACCAATCCCTGCGCTCCCTGCCTATCGGTTACCGGGTGGAAATCCTGCCGCCATCGGATGACTGGGCCGGCGCCCTGCGGGTACCGCTTGATGATGACTTCGACCTCACCCTTGTACTCATGGAGGAAGGCGACTGGACAAGCGAGATCAGCGTCCGGCCGATCCGCTCCATCACCACCTATGTTGCCGGCAAGATCGACAGCTCTCTTTATAAGGCGGGCATGGAAGCGGGCATGACCGAGGCGGTGTTCAACACCTTTGTTCAGGTGCTGGGCTTTACCGTCGATTTCCAGCGCGAGATCCGGAAGGGTGATCGTTTTGAAGCGCTTTTCGAAACCCAGCAGGACATGCTCACCGGCAAAACCAAACCTGGCGCCACCCTGCATTTCCTCTCCATGACCCTGTCCGACCAGCAGATCGACTTCTTTCGGCATGTGCACAAGGACGGCACCGAAGGATGGTATGATGAGGCCGGCAATTCCGCTTCACGGACCCTGATGCGGACACCGATCAACGGCGCCCGGCTGGCATCGGGCTACGGCACGCGCAAGCATCCCGTCCTCGGCTATTCCAAAATGCATCGCGGGGCGGATTTTGCCGCCCCATCCGGCACGCCGATCATGGCCGCCGGCTCCGGCGTGATCGAATATGCCGGCTGGAATGGCAGCTATGGCCGATATATCCGCATTCGCCATAACAGCACCTACAAGACCGCCTATGCGCATCTGTCCCGGATTTCAAAGGGAATATCGCCTGGCACCCGCGTCAGCCAGGGGCAGATCATCGGCAGGGTCGGCTCAACCGGCCGGTCCACCGGCCCGCATCTGCATTACGAGATCATCGTCAATAATCGGAAGGTCAATCCGATGACCGTCCGCCTGCCGGCGGGCAAGAGCATGCCGGAGGAAGAACGCGCGCCGTTCAAGAAAACGCTCGCCAGTATAGAAGATGAACTGATTACGCGTGGCGTCACGCGCTTTGCCAGCGACTAGGCCCAAGCATTGAGGGCATCCCCCTTCAGGGATGCGGCTCCACTCAGGATGCAGCTTCCGCCTCATCGGCGTCGTCGCCCTGATCTTCATCAGGGGAAGCCGCTTTCACGGATTTTGATGGTTTCGCGGAAGCCGTTTCATCGGCGGTGCTTTCAGCGGTATCATCCTCGCTGCTATCCGCGCCGTTCATGGACCTGGCCTCAGGCGAGGCATGACCATTGGCTTGGCCATTCATTTCCGCGCCATCTTTGCGGCGCTCTTCGGTGGAGGCGATGATGGCGCTGTGGATGCGGAAATAATGATCCGCGTATTGATAATAGGCTTCGGCGGCGATTCGCTCACCCGCGGCGGAGGCATCATTGCCGAGGGAGACATATTTTTCGTGCAACTGCAGCGCATTGCCGCGAAGCCGGACGTCTGGCCCGTTGGAATCGAGTGTTGTATTCCGATTGATCTGGCCGTGGCCATTGCGACGACCACGCCCACGCTGGCGGTTGTTCTTTCCAGGTTGTCTCATATGAATAGCAGCAATAGTTATTGTCGTTGAATCATAACCGGAACGTTGCCATATGGCCTTGTATTCACACGTTCGGGGAGCAGGCATATACATGCCGTGTCGTGAACTTAGCAATACCCATGGGTATTTCAAGCATTAATTTGCAAAAAACCATTTTCCGATGAAATTAAATTTCCCCCTTGCGCGTGAATCTTCACGGCAATTCAAACTCAAGACAGCGGATAATCCCGCCCAGATCTCTTGCCTGACCGACATGGACAAGCCCTGATTCGCCGGCAAGGGATGCGACCATCTCTTCCTGGCCTGCGCCGATTTCAACAAAAGCGCGGCCGTCTTTTTCCAGCTTGCGGGCAATCGCCGGCAGCAGCCTCCGCCAGCAATCACCGCCATCCCTGCCGCCGTCAAGCGCGAGTTCCGGATCATGATCACGGACTTCCGGCATGAGGCCTGCAAGATCACCTGTCGGGATATAGGGCGGATTGGCCAGTATAATGAGGAATTTTCCTGCAAGCTCCTTATCCCAGTCGCTGGTGAGAAACCGCGCCCGATCATCAAGCCCCAGCCCGCGGGCATTGAGGGCAGCCTGATCTACCGCCTCCGGGGCAAGGTCAACCCCTGTTCCATGCGCATCGGGGATGGCGTTCAGCACCGCAAGGAGAAGACATCCGCTGCCGGTGCCGAAATCAAGTACCTTCGGGGCCGGAACGGGATGGGCACCAAACCAGGCAAGCGCCTGATCCACAAGGCATTCGCTGTCGGGGCGCGGGTCAAGGGTGGCGGGGCTGAGCCCGAATCTGAGGGAGTAGAACTCCCGCCAGCCGCGCAGCCGCGACAGGGGCTCACCCGAAAGCCGCCGACCGACACATGCTTCCAGTCTGGCTTCGGCTTCTGCGGTCATGGTGATGGTTTCATGGGGCAGAACGGCATCTTCCCGGCCGAGGGCCAGCGCCAGCAGGAGCCGCGCATCCCGCACCGGGCTGTCGATTGCGCCTTCCGGCCTGCCTGAGGCCAGCCGGGATGACACGTTCTTCAGCACCTCTGATGCGGCAACAGATGCAGCTTCAGCTGGCGCTGTCATCGGCGGCCTGGGCCAGTCTGGCGGCCCGGTCTTCGGTGTTGAGCGCATCAACGAGTTCGTCCAGCGCTTCCCCGGCTATGACCCGTTCCAGCTTATAAAGGGTCAGGTTGATCCGGTGATCGGTGACCCGGCCCTGTGGAAAATTATAGGTGCGAATACGCTCGGACCGGTCACCTGAGCCAACCTGACCCTTGCGTGAGGCGGCCCGTTCGGCATCCTGGCGCGCGCGTTCGGCATCATAGATCCGGGCACGGAGGATTTTCATCGCCTTGGCCCGGTTCTTGTGCTGCGATTTTTCATCCTGCTGGCTGACAACGATACCGGTGGGAAG is a window of Alphaproteobacteria bacterium LSUCC0684 DNA encoding:
- a CDS encoding peptidoglycan DD-metalloendopeptidase family protein gives rise to the protein MTFAGKIYRSFAQGFIGVAAVVAASASVLASTMPGADVIEPRISLARLDTSIVAPTIRPEPFFMLPSAPEDMVLPESRPDRRSLFRTTDLKIEDTAARLVGGTPTSDSQVLNLRSGEGLAQLLKRGGFSATDAQNAITMIRDHQSLRSLPIGYRVEILPPSDDWAGALRVPLDDDFDLTLVLMEEGDWTSEISVRPIRSITTYVAGKIDSSLYKAGMEAGMTEAVFNTFVQVLGFTVDFQREIRKGDRFEALFETQQDMLTGKTKPGATLHFLSMTLSDQQIDFFRHVHKDGTEGWYDEAGNSASRTLMRTPINGARLASGYGTRKHPVLGYSKMHRGADFAAPSGTPIMAAGSGVIEYAGWNGSYGRYIRIRHNSTYKTAYAHLSRISKGISPGTRVSQGQIIGRVGSTGRSTGPHLHYEIIVNNRKVNPMTVRLPAGKSMPEEERAPFKKTLASIEDELITRGVTRFASD
- a CDS encoding DUF4167 domain-containing protein, with protein sequence MRQPGKNNRQRGRGRRNGHGQINRNTTLDSNGPDVRLRGNALQLHEKYVSLGNDASAAGERIAAEAYYQYADHYFRIHSAIIASTEERRKDGAEMNGQANGHASPEARSMNGADSSEDDTAESTADETASAKPSKSVKAASPDEDQGDDADEAEAAS
- the prmC gene encoding peptide chain release factor N(5)-glutamine methyltransferase, whose protein sequence is MTAPAEAASVAASEVLKNVSSRLASGRPEGAIDSPVRDARLLLALALGREDAVLPHETITMTAEAEARLEACVGRRLSGEPLSRLRGWREFYSLRFGLSPATLDPRPDSECLVDQALAWFGAHPVPAPKVLDFGTGSGCLLLAVLNAIPDAHGTGVDLAPEAVDQAALNARGLGLDDRARFLTSDWDKELAGKFLIILANPPYIPTGDLAGLMPEVRDHDPELALDGGRDGGDCWRRLLPAIARKLEKDGRAFVEIGAGQEEMVASLAGESGLVHVGQARDLGGIIRCLEFELP